The Thermoplasmata archaeon DNA segment CACTTAAGGGTTGGCTCCTCATTCCCAGGGGTCGCAACGCAAACTCCACACTGGGGCGACGACCCTTTTCCGGCGTGTCGCAGAACGAAGACATTGAGAGGGCCACGTTCAAGTCCGATCGAATCGGGTGCATCGCGGACCGGCGCGCCCGTAGCTCGCGCCCGCCGTCATGAGGGAGCTGAGTGCTGCCGAGGAGTCGATGAGTCCGATCGGGTTTGAACGCGGGAGTTCACCCTCTAGGGCGCATCGGCAGACGAGGGCAAACGGGCCCATCGTGGCACCAGGCAGCTTGCGGGAGTCCCCGGTCAACGGAACTTTATAAGCAGCAGGTCCGGTTCCGTGCTGGCCGAGAGTGCCCGGGGAGAGGGGAAGAGGGGCGAGGCCTCTCGCTCGCGGAGGTTGTTCGTTGGCCAAGTTCCAGATCGAGAACGTCGTGGCGTCGACCTCCCTCGGAGAGGCGTTGGACCTCCCCGCGATTGCCCGCGCCCTGGGCGAGGCCAAGTACGAGCCGGAGCACTTCCCCGGACTCATCTACCGCCTGAGGGACCCGAAGGCGACGATCCTCCTCTTCCGGACTGGCAAGGTCATCTGCACGGGCGCGAAGAGCCTGGAGCAGGTCAAGAGGGTCATCGACCTCGTGGCGAAGCGGATCGAGACCATCGGCATCCCGGTCACCAAGAACCCGAACATTGAGGTGCAGAACCTCGTGGCAACGTCAGACCTCGGCGCCCCGATCGACCAGGCCGCGGTCGCGCGCTCCCTCCACCAGGGGCACGTCGAATATGAACCGGAGCAGTTCCCGGGCCTGGTCTACCGGATCGACGAGCCGAGAGTCGTCCTCCTCCTGTTCGGGAACGGGAAGATCGTCTGCACGGGCGCGCACGCGCCCGCCGACGTCGACGTTGCCCTGGAACGCATCCGGTCCGAGCTCAAGGCGACCGGACTTCTGCACTGATTCTACGGCCGGTCACGGTCGCGAGGCCGGGCTCCTCCCAGGGGTGCCCGGGAACCCGGCGGGCGAGGCATGGACACGCTGAGGCGGATGGTTCCCCGGTGCGATCCATGCCGATCCGTCGCGACGCCTTCCACGCG contains these protein-coding regions:
- a CDS encoding TATA-box-binding protein, giving the protein MAKFQIENVVASTSLGEALDLPAIARALGEAKYEPEHFPGLIYRLRDPKATILLFRTGKVICTGAKSLEQVKRVIDLVAKRIETIGIPVTKNPNIEVQNLVATSDLGAPIDQAAVARSLHQGHVEYEPEQFPGLVYRIDEPRVVLLLFGNGKIVCTGAHAPADVDVALERIRSELKATGLLH